Proteins found in one Plasmodium gaboni strain SY75 chromosome 13, whole genome shotgun sequence genomic segment:
- a CDS encoding hypothetical protein (conserved Plasmodium protein, unknown function) codes for MRRLPNRSCNQYCCVDSMNCLNNHNDILLNGTCSKCCNIEHILNMHTNELHRSYDEHKCNVCALNSDNLRHKRTEQISDYTYINNISYSNDIINSDNKIKINLCNENFDSNKFSMDKNIIKYNDDCNVASFLNSSLCTKKNIKLQELECLQKKYNNAENLYDKNKRIYPIKNLKRNNEMSYINNSNNSNIKWLHEHGDNTYCFNKHGCYEMNTQKILTGRYDEKDNLNISKKKEKCLSTNHVINSPLEIFHNNKNSNNKLTEKINHFEIKPKKTDDIIIPIINNNVITNYRNQRKEKDNKSPYEKIKERSSSEIEYNQINDICPYDKKLKRYSLNDIQKGKVEIPEIIFKKLPIHKSTDNLIESYKNNKKLLKFMEDCNKSTSLILKYPEIQKKGKHKKQQKTYKLPFEYSSFISNKIGSTIIYEDKFDRKNYHPHVKNLHMGKQFEKHVFNILKNKKLIGKKLFSKSNKYKMYKYNNQNGFWISNIDKERLVCPEKNDSYITELIYIKNDNYDQQMDILKKCEDYDNIIPPIEQFYKNNNFYYFLQKEKIYTGSIQPLIATIMKRYDLKDGHTEKKFSSPQDITTGA; via the coding sequence atgcGTCGCTTACCCAACCGTTCTTGTAATCAATATTGTTGTGTTGATTCAATGAATTGTTTAAATAACCATAATGATATTCTTCTAAATGGTACGTGCTCCAAATGTTGTAATATAGAACATATTTTGAATATGCATACAAATGAATTACATCGTTCATACGATGAACATAAATGTAATGTTTGTGCATTAAATAGTGACAACCTAAGACATAAAAGGACTGAACAAATCAGTGattacacatatattaataacataagttattcaaatgatataattaattcagacaataaaattaaaatcAATCTATGTAACGAAAATTTTGattcaaataaattttctatggataaaaatataattaaatataatgatgatTGTAATGTGGCTTCTTTCTTAAATTCGTCCTTATGtaccaaaaaaaatattaagCTCCAAGAATTGGAATGtcttcaaaaaaaatataataatgcAGAGAActtatatgataaaaataaaagaatatatcctataaagaatttaaagaggaataatgaaatgtcatatattaataattcaaataattcaaatataaaatggTTACATGAACATGGTGACAATACTTACTGCTTTAATAAACATGGATGTTATGAAATGAAtacacaaaaaatattaacagGTAGATATGATGAGAAggataatttaaatataagtaaaaaaaaagaaaaatgtCTATCCACTAATCATGTAATAAATAGTCCATTGGAAATATTTCACAATAACAAAAActcaaataataaattaacaGAAAAAATAAACCATTTCGAAATAAAACCAAAGAAAACAGATGATATTATAATCCCAatcataaataataatgtaataACAAATTATAGGAATCAAAGAAAggaaaaagataataagtcaccatatgaaaaaataaaagaaagaaGTAGTAGCGAAATTGAATATAACcaaataaatgatatttgtccatatgataaaaaattaaaaaggTACTCATTAAATGATATACAAAAAGGAAAAGTTGAGATACCagaaattatatttaaaaaattacCCATTCATAAAAGTACAGATAATCTAATTGAATcatacaaaaataataaaaaacttttaaaatttatgGAAGATTGTAATAAATCTACTAGTcttatattaaaatatcctgaaatacaaaaaaaaggaaaacataaaaaacaacaaaagacatataaattaccttttgaatattcatcatttattagtaataaaataggatctactattatatatgaagaCAAATTTgatagaaaaaattatcatcCTCATGTGAAAAATTTACACATGGGTAAACAATTTGAAAAACatgtttttaatatattaaagaataaaaaattaattggaaaaaaattatttagtaaaagtaataaatataaaatgtataaatataataatcaGAATGGTTTTTGGATTAGTAATATTGACAAAGAACGTTTAGTATGTCcagaaaaaaatgattcTTATATTACAgaattaatttatataaaaaatgataattatgatcaacaaatggatatattaaaaaaatgtgaaGATTATGATAATATCATTCCACCTATAGAacaattttataaaaataataacttttattattttctacaaaaggaaaaaatatatacagGTAGTATACAACCACTCATAGCAACAATAATGAAAAGATATGACTTAAAGGATGGGCatacagaaaaaaaattttcttcACCCCAAGATATAACCACAGGAGCttaa
- a CDS encoding hypothetical protein (conserved Plasmodium protein, unknown function), with amino-acid sequence MRGSTINDIAESSLDYKSDYSRDDKNELSSSVKSFSSIDEINNKKRKDSTYNTFDENFFKSHCGVDENTYQESYISDNNQTKNGPSYLVKTKTMQKKDSCEDYKLRSDRVHSSKIDKMNSWKSDKMNSLKSDRLNSLRSDKINSLKSDRLNSLRSDKINSLKSDRLNSLRSDKINSLKSDRLNSLRSDKINSLKSDRLNSVRSDRIRSLKHYKLKKEKRIRDEQMKYIYKSYRSCPLKETEKTGIWIIDTINEALDNLYDMNEKDLYYNNMDIIENELEDKNNKDMDDVKNDSYDDKENIYISCKDINEHIQIKWPDFLKLNNLIYYNHILNIYEGIRNIFNKYEKERKNKINENYNDDDEMEEDNDEVKYNEEDIYEDEKDMDDDNHIRRDEKYKYKIRNKDKNIMNHNILKNKSNRLSLPKFPYKDLKDRCISKCYKNLPEIYVMNDENNMSENINKDKNYNEEYNEEFIIQMISLPELVRGLKERYIEFCDIIGDHLEYMEENGMYSFKEYCIEVSKIFTSHIIDLITLSNIPHFVYNLLDNFQACIKNFTLDKINLIDPNKKQDDCNKEGMNNIIIEPYKCDINDDDKNYDKYDHNGLQFENNIIYNDSYDTQIYNNKTEGNYSIQVDLNSNNSTSNLNTTIAINNIDDNYNNNYNNNYTNNYNNYNNNNNVHYNSCNYYSYNENPYNNNKNKTFSLYPNNMFNNNSNNYDYLKNNMQNKENMMTHNNIHSLPKYTRTYTNNRNKIMNTMRSCEHISSKYNDIKNNQHNNNMNILSRRSKTSTMNMPQHTNEDKLNNKEEDYNFEKSSTNNSDININTENNIYMNSSYNVSNQTENYYTANSLPLNNSFHNMETNINQIETNINQIETNINKTETNINQIETNINQIEANNFLECKSKYTSRYHN; translated from the coding sequence ATGAGGGGTAGTACTATCAACGATATAGCGGAGAGCTCATTGGATTATAAAAGTGATTATTCGCGTGACGacaaaaatgaattatCTTCCTCTGTAAAAAGTTTTTCTTCTATagatgaaataaataataagaaaagaaaagattctacatataatacattcgacgaaaatttttttaaatccCATTGTGGCGTCGATGAAAACACTTATCAAGAAAGTTATATAAGTGATAATAATCAAACGAAGAATGGACCTTCTTATTTAGTAAAAACAAAAACCAtgcaaaaaaaagattCTTGTGAAGATTATAAATTAAGAAGTGATAGAGTTCATAGTTCTAAAATTGATAAGATGAATAGTTGGAAGAGTGATAAAATGAATAGCCTAAAAAGCGATAGACTAAATAGTCTTAGAAGTGACAAAATTAATAGCCTAAAAAGTGATAGACTAAATAGTCTTAGAAGTGACAAAATTAATAGCCTAAAAAGTGATAGACTAAATAGTCTTAGAAgtgataaaataaatagCCTAAAAAGCGATAGACTAAATAGTCTTAGAAgtgataaaataaatagCCTAAAAAGTGATAGACTAAATAGTGTTAGAAGTGACCGTATTCGTAGCTTAAAACATtacaaattaaaaaaagaaaaacgAATCAGAGACGAACAgatgaaatatatttataagaGTTATAGATCCTGCCCTTTGAAAGAAACTGAAAAAACAGGTATATGGATTATCGATACAATAAATGAAGCCTTagataatttatatgatatgaatgaaaaagatctttattataataatatggatataATAGAAAACGAACTAGAAGATAAGAACAATAAAGATATGGATGatgtaaaaaatgatagttatgatgataaagaaaatatttatatatcatgtaaagatataaatgaacatatacaaataaaGTGGCCAGATTTCTTAAAATTAAACAatctaatatattacaatcatatattaaatatttatgaaggcataagaaatatttttaataaatatgaaaaggaaagaaaaaataaaataaatgaaaattataatgatgatgatgagATGGAGGAGGATAATGATGAGGTGaaatataatgaagaagatatatatgaagACGAAAAGGATATGGATGATGATAATCATATTAGAAGagatgaaaaatataaatacaaaattagaaataaagataaaaatattatgaatcataatatattaaaaaataagtCTAATAGATTATCTTTACCAAAATTTCCATATAAAGATTTAAAAGATCGTTGTATATCCAAGTGTTATAAAAACCTACCagaaatatatgttatGAATGATGAGAATAATATGTctgaaaatataaataaagataagaattataatgaggaatataatgaagagtttattattcaaatgATATCACTTCCTGAATTAGTTCGTGGATTAAAAGAAAGATATATTGAATTTTGTGATATTATAGGAGATCATTTAGAATATATGGAAGAAAATGGAATGTATAGTTTTAAAGAATATTGTATTGAAGTATCTAAAATTTTTACTAGCCATATTATTGATTTAATAACCTTATCAAATATCCCtcattttgtatataaCTTATTAGATAATTTCCAAGCATgcataaaaaattttactctagacaaaataaatttaatagATCCTAACAAAAAACAAGATGATTGTAATAAAGAAGGTATGAATAACATTATAATAGAACCATATAAATGTGATattaatgatgatgataaaaattatgataaatatgatCATAATGGATTACAgtttgaaaataatatcatatataatgattCTTATGATACTcaaatttataataataaaacgGAAGGAAATTATTCAATTCAGGTGGATTtaaatagtaataattCAACATCAAACTTAAATACAACCATAGctataaataatattgatgataattacaataataattacaataataattacaccaataattacaataattacaataataataataatgttcATTATAATAGTTGCAATTATTATAGTTATAATGAAAATCCttataataacaacaaaaacaaaaccttttctttatatccaaataatatgttcaataataattcaaacaactatgattatttaaaaaataacatgcagaataaagaaaatatgatgacacataataatattcatagCTTACCTAAATATACAAGGacatatacaaataatagaaataaaattatgaatACCATGAGATCATGTGAACATATTTCATctaaatataatgatatcaaaaataatcaacataataataatatgaatatattatctagAAGATCTAAAACCAGTACTATGAATATGCCACAACATACAAATGaagataaattaaataataaagaagaagattataattttgaaaaatCAAGTACAAACAATTCagatattaatataaacacagaaaataatatatatatgaacagTTCATATAATGTATCTAATCAGACtgaaaattattatacTGCAAATTCTTTACCTctaaataattcatttcataatatggaaacaaatataaatcaaatcgaaacaaatataaatcaaatagaaacaaatataaataaaacagaaacaaatataaatcaaatagaaacaaatataaatcaaatAGAAGCAAATAATTTCTTAGAATGTAAAAGTAAATACACCTCAAGATACCACAACTAA
- a CDS encoding translocation protein SEC63 has product MSQFRDTFTKDSKKEPLLSYDDSAFIFFAGTVLICVLIPCTYVYIKNIIKRIFKNDYYNLKKSKHNSTYRSCTCSLCKEKQEKRNKNTRLLERIGYTKIIQFFLLVIFWGILYILINQMLNTKPMQTFDPFEILEVSIGATVGEIKKAYRLKSLKYHPDKNPNDTSAAAKFILITKAYQALTDEISKENYEKYGNPDGPGMMKVGIGLPKLLIDEKYQLLILSIFFLIFLVFIPATFIIYYQKQKQYGPNGVKIETLQYLTYTINENSRSKSFPEMLAATAESRDIEMKKDDEEYIKTLMEELIEPKKRTFKIPVITKNYFLILAHMQRRHDLLSDDLKKDLEHILKFSLLITHSMIEISILRDWFLTAQSALTFRRCLIQAFEAKNSSLLQIPHFDENIVRHVHKGKFSVKEVLDFVHQDHENRKGLVDMNADQILDVKAFCNTIPDIKMTAHIVVEDETHIVKGDVASVYVQIDRSNLKENEAAGYIHAPFFPQPKFEEWWIIATYKNDDRILKYVHVKNCEKIIEEKLQFLVDKVGNLAVSVFALCDSYFGCDQKVDIPFKAYSKTEIKREIFVHPEDIELDNEPTLFQQMLGDINKKRVSSDDEDDDDNEQGNNKNNSNNKIMKKNQSPDQENYVPEDDANDESDDD; this is encoded by the coding sequence atgtCACAGTTTCGTGATACGTTTACTAAAGATAGTAAAAAAGAACCATTATTGAGTTATGACGACTCAgcatttatattttttgcAGGAACAGTATTAATTTGTGTATTGATACCATGTACGTATGTgtatataaagaatataataaaaagaatatttaagaatgattattacaatttaaaaaaatcGAAGCATAATAGTACATATAGGTCATGTACTTGTTCCTTATGTAAAGAAAAGCAAGAGAAACGAAATAAGAATACAAGATTGTTGGAAAGAATAGGATATACAAAGATaatacaattttttttattagtCATTTTTTGGggaatattatatatattaataaatcaGATGTTAAATACTAAACCAATGCAAACATTTGATCCTTTTGAAATATTAGAAGTAAGTATAGGAGCAACAGTTGgagaaataaaaaaggCATATCGATTGAAAtctttaaaatatcatCCAGATAAAAATCCGAATGATACATCAGCAGCTGctaaatttatattaataacaAAGGCTTATCAAGCATTAACTGATGAAATATCAAAAGAgaattatgaaaaatatggTAATCCAGATGGGCCTGGTATGATGAAAGTAGGTATTGGTTTACCTAAATTATTGATTGATGAAAAATATcaattattaatattatccatattttttttaatatttcttgTATTTATACCTGCaacatttattatatactatcaaaaacaaaaacaatATGGACCAAATGGTGTAAAAATAGAAACATTACAATATTTAACATATACTATAAATGAGAATAGTCGATCTAAATCTTTTCCAGAAATGTTAGCAGCAACAGCTGAAAGTAGAGATATAGAAATGAAAAAGGATGATgaggaatatataaaaacattaaTGGAAGAATTAATTGAACctaaaaaaagaacattTAAAATTCCTGttattacaaaaaattattttttaatattagCACATATGCAAAGAAGACATGATTTATTATCAgatgatttaaaaaaagatttagaacatattttaaaattttctttattaataaCACATAGTATGATTGAAATAAGTATTTTAAGGGATTGGTTTTTAACAGCACAATCAGCTTTAACATTTAGAAGATGTTTAATACAAGCATTTGAAGCAAAAAATTCTAGTTTATTACAAATACCTCATtttgatgaaaatattgTTAGGCATGTACATAAAGGAAAATTTTCTGTCAAAGAAGTATTAGATTTTGTTCATCAAGATCATGAAAATAGAAAAGGATTAGTTGATATGAATGCAGACCAAATATTAGATGTCAAAGCCTTTTGTAATACTATTCCAGATATTAAAATGACTGCACATATTGTAGTAGAAGATGAAACACATATAGTCAAAGGAGATGTTGCTTCTGTTTATGTACAAATTGATAGATCcaatttaaaagaaaatgaagCAGCTGGATATATACATGCACCTTTTTTTCCACAACCCAAATTTGAAGAATGGTGGATTATAGCtacttataaaaatgatgatcgtatattaaaatatgtacATGTTAAAAATTGtgaaaaaattatagaagaaaaattaCAATTTCTTGTAGATAAAGTAGGTAACTTAGCAGTCTCTGTTTTTGCTTTATGTGATTCCTATTTTGGTTGTGATCAAAAAGTTGATATTCCATTCAAAGCTTATTCAAAAACAGAAATTAAAAGAGAAATATTTGTACATCCTGAAGATATCGAACTAGATAATGAACCAACATTATTTCAACAAATGCTTGGAGatattaacaaaaaaagaGTAAGTAGCgatgatgaagatgatgatGACAATGAACaaggaaataataaaaataattcaaataataagatcatgaaaaaaaatcaatCACCAGACCAAGAAAATTATGTCCCAGAAGATGATGCAAATGATGAATCGGATGACGACTGA
- a CDS encoding putative N2,N2-dimethylguanosine tRNA methyltransferase, whose protein sequence is MIDVKENNWKKGSKRKRHFKGDNDKMNNPHLWNDKNEEVNMTMESTNSSNKFIYEGSVKIKNKKNHIFYNKAQVFNRDMSIVLIKGLEIFMKEKNKNNEKIIFRGFNIIELLSASGMRSIRYAKELEDTINHITTNDIDKYACKQIKRNFIRNNIKKEKYTILCNDANSVMNILNVDNMYTKKRNNKKLDIGFTYINNINNCIDYFKEAFKFLNFLTHYNRRKNCPLENEIENDSDSTTFLSNDDEVITTKIDNTCEDETYIYEEKYEKSDINSNENNPNVDEQNICLDDIIKKSKLIERYMFDIIDIDPYGSSIDYLESCLKYGRSNFFILITNTDMRILNGKFPDVSFYKYNSMIFSNKVNYNNEFSIRVLFYKIKMIASKYKKCIIPFISINIDFYIRLLVHVIDDALQTKDVCIDTGIVYQCNNCSSFHINPMAYKKDVNHLSSIAENPHSKKRRKMKKNKNLHVGNDVDEMNDEISLDHNKINDQNGNTNNTITTTTTTT, encoded by the coding sequence atgatagatgtaaaagaaaataattgGAAAAAAGGAAGTAAACGAAAAAGACATTTTAAAGGAGATAATGACAAAATGAATAACCCCCATCTGTGgaatgataaaaatgaagaagtTAATATGACTATGGAATCTACAAATAGTTCgaataaatttatatatgaaggaagtgtaaaaataaagaataagaagaatcatatattttataataagGCTCAAGTATTTAATCGTGATATGAGTAttgttttaataaaaggtttggaaatttttatgaaagaaaaaaataaaaataatgagaaaataatatttcgtggatttaatattattgaaTTATTAAGTGCTAGTGGTATGAGAAGTATAAGATATGCGAAAGAATTAGAAGATACAATTAATCATATAACAACTAATGATATAGATAAATATGCATGtaaacaaattaaaagaaattttataagaaataatataaagaaagaaaaatatactATATTATGTAATGATGCTAATAGTgttatgaatatattaaatgttgataatatgtatactaaaaaaaggaataataaaaaactAGATATTGgatttacatatattaataatataaataattgtATTGATTATTTTAAAGAAGCTTTTAAATTTCTTAACTTCTTAACACACTATaatagaagaaaaaattgTCCATTAGAAAATGAAATAGAAAATGATAGTGACTCAACTACCTTCTTATCAAATGATGATGAAGTTATAACAACTAAGATTGATAATACATGTGAGGAtgaaacatatatttatgaagaaaaatatgagAAAAGTGATATAAATAGTAATGAAAATAATCCAAATGTTgatgaacaaaatatatgtttagatgatataattaaaaaaagtaaattAATTGAAAGATATATGTTTGATATTATTGATATAGATCCATATGGATCTTCTATTGATTATCTTGAAAGTTGTTTAAAATATGGAAGAAGtaatttctttattttaataacaAATACAGATATGAGAATATTAAATGGAAAATTCCCTGATGtatcattttataaatataatagtATGATATTTAGTAATAAAgtaaattataataatgaatttAGTATAAGggtattattttataaaatcaAAATGATAGCATccaaatataaaaaatgtattattcCATTTATATCAATTAATATAGATTTTTATATACGTTTATTAGTTCATGTTATTGATGATGCACTACAAACAAAAGATGTATGTATAGATACAGGAATTGTGTATCAATGCAATAATTGTTCTAGTTTTCATATTAATCCAATGGCCTACAAAAAGGATGTCAACCACCTTTCATCTATTGCAGAAAATCCTCATTCGAAGAAGAGGagaaaaatgaaaaaaaataaaaatttgCATGTTGGAAATGACGTTGATGAAATGAATGATGAGATATCACTTGATcacaataaaataaacgATCAAAATGGTAATACTAATAATACAATAACGactactactactactacta